The Caballeronia sp. SL2Y3 genome includes a window with the following:
- the ilvD gene encoding dihydroxy-acid dehydratase, whose protein sequence is MAFNRRSKNVTQGVARSPNRSMYYALGYKEEDFDNPMIGVANGHSTITPCNAGLQRLADAAIAAIKQSNANPQVFGTPTISDGMSMGTEGMKYSLVSREVIADCIETAVQGQWMDGVVVIGGCDKNMPGGMIGLARMNVPGIYVYGGTIRPGNWKGKDLTIVSSFEAVGEFTAGRMSEEDFKGVEKNACPSTGSCGGMYTANTMSSSFEALGMSLLYSSTMANPDDEKVDSAAESARVLVEAVKKDLKPRDIITKKSIENAVALIMATGGSTNAVLHYLAIAHAAEVEWSIDDFERMRKKVPVICDLKPSGQYVATDLHKAGGIPQVMKILLDAGLMHGDCITITGRTLAEELKDVPSKPRADQKVIYPIEQALYKEGHLAILRGNLAEDGAVAKITGLKNPVITGPARVFDDEQTAMEAILADKIKAGDVVVLRYLGPQGGPGMPEMLAPTSAIIGKGLGESVGLITDGRFSGGTWGMVVGHVAPEAYAGGTIGLVQEGDSITIDAHKLLLQLNVDDAEIARRRAAWKKPAPKYTRGVLAKFAALALPANRGAVTG, encoded by the coding sequence ATGGCCTTCAATCGCCGCTCGAAAAACGTAACGCAGGGCGTCGCGCGTTCGCCCAATCGTTCGATGTACTACGCCCTTGGCTACAAGGAAGAGGATTTCGACAATCCGATGATCGGCGTCGCCAACGGCCACTCGACGATCACGCCGTGCAACGCCGGCCTGCAGCGCCTCGCCGATGCCGCCATCGCGGCGATCAAGCAGTCGAACGCGAATCCGCAAGTGTTCGGCACGCCGACGATCTCCGACGGCATGTCGATGGGCACGGAAGGCATGAAGTACTCGCTGGTGTCGCGAGAGGTGATCGCGGACTGTATCGAGACGGCCGTGCAGGGCCAGTGGATGGACGGCGTCGTGGTGATCGGCGGCTGCGACAAGAACATGCCGGGCGGCATGATCGGCTTGGCGCGCATGAACGTGCCGGGCATCTACGTGTACGGCGGCACCATTCGTCCGGGCAACTGGAAGGGCAAGGACCTGACCATCGTGTCGTCGTTCGAGGCGGTCGGCGAGTTCACGGCTGGCCGCATGTCGGAAGAAGACTTCAAGGGCGTCGAGAAGAACGCGTGCCCGTCCACCGGCTCGTGCGGCGGCATGTACACGGCCAACACCATGAGCTCGTCGTTCGAGGCGCTCGGCATGTCGCTCTTGTATTCGTCGACGATGGCGAACCCCGACGACGAGAAAGTGGACTCCGCCGCCGAATCGGCGCGCGTGCTCGTCGAAGCCGTGAAGAAGGACCTGAAGCCGCGCGACATCATCACGAAGAAGTCGATCGAGAACGCGGTCGCGCTCATCATGGCGACGGGCGGCTCGACCAACGCCGTGCTGCACTACCTCGCCATTGCGCACGCGGCGGAAGTGGAATGGAGCATCGACGACTTCGAGCGCATGCGCAAGAAAGTGCCGGTTATCTGCGATCTGAAGCCCTCGGGCCAGTATGTCGCGACGGACCTGCACAAGGCCGGCGGCATCCCGCAAGTGATGAAGATCCTGCTCGACGCGGGTCTCATGCACGGCGACTGCATCACGATCACGGGCCGCACGCTCGCCGAAGAACTGAAGGACGTGCCGAGCAAGCCGCGCGCGGATCAGAAGGTGATCTACCCGATCGAGCAGGCGCTTTATAAGGAAGGCCACCTCGCCATTTTGCGCGGCAATCTCGCGGAAGACGGCGCGGTCGCGAAGATCACGGGGCTCAAGAACCCGGTCATCACCGGTCCGGCGCGCGTGTTCGACGACGAGCAGACCGCAATGGAAGCGATTCTCGCCGACAAGATCAAGGCAGGCGATGTCGTCGTGCTGCGCTATCTCGGCCCGCAGGGCGGCCCGGGCATGCCGGAAATGCTTGCGCCGACATCGGCGATCATCGGCAAGGGGCTGGGCGAATCGGTCGGGCTCATCACCGACGGGCGTTTCTCCGGCGGCACGTGGGGCATGGTGGTCGGCCACGTCGCGCCGGAAGCGTACGCGGGCGGCACGATCGGGCTGGTGCAGGAAGGCGACTCCATCACCATCGACGCGCACAAGCTGCTGCTTCAACTGAACGTGGACGACGCGGAAATCGCGCGCCGCCGCGCCGCCTGGAAGAAGCCCGCGCCGAAGTACACGCGCGGCGTGCTGGCGAAATTCGCGGCGCTGGCGCTGCCGGCGAATCGCGGAGCGGTGACAGGCTGA
- a CDS encoding DUF2486 family protein, with amino-acid sequence MTDNTHTPESFDSSIPVLTDVVVPGKPEFARAAGVNDAAAAYEAQRVGERLQGRVTQFLSGDARAIIEARCQDVLREHSAKMVQEITREVSLALESKMREWVAVAVEEELQRQRGG; translated from the coding sequence ATGACCGACAACACGCACACGCCCGAATCTTTCGATTCGTCCATTCCCGTTCTCACCGATGTCGTCGTGCCCGGCAAGCCGGAATTCGCGCGCGCCGCGGGCGTCAACGACGCGGCGGCCGCCTACGAGGCGCAACGCGTCGGCGAGCGGCTGCAAGGCCGTGTCACGCAGTTTTTGAGCGGCGATGCCCGCGCGATCATCGAGGCGCGTTGCCAGGACGTGCTGCGCGAGCATTCGGCGAAGATGGTGCAGGAGATCACGCGCGAAGTGTCGCTGGCGCTCGAAAGCAAGATGCGCGAGTGGGTGGCCGTGGCGGTCGAGGAAGAGTTGCAGCGGCAGCGGGGCGGTTGA